A stretch of the Trichocoleus sp. FACHB-46 genome encodes the following:
- a CDS encoding aldose epimerase, which translates to MFAIATEQRQYKTYLLSDQATNSRLEIVPERGGIVTSWQVQGQELLYLDAERFANPELTVRGGIPILFPICGNLPNNTYNHNGQTYTLKQHGFARDLPWQVTEQETQDLASLTLALESNEQTLAVYPFQFRVAFTYKLQGHTLEIHQRFENRSNEPMPFSVGLHPYFVTSDKTQLQFDIPATDLLDQRSQAVESFSNQFDFERDEIDVAFRELSRRSATVSDRSQGVHLTLSYELPYSTVVFWTVKGKEFYCLEPWTAGRNALNTGDRLTHLAPGASLDTAVQLTAKFL; encoded by the coding sequence GTGTTTGCGATCGCAACTGAACAGCGGCAATACAAAACCTATCTACTCTCTGACCAAGCCACCAACTCTCGCTTAGAAATAGTGCCTGAGCGGGGCGGTATTGTTACCAGTTGGCAAGTGCAAGGCCAAGAGCTGCTGTATCTAGATGCTGAACGATTCGCCAATCCCGAACTAACTGTGCGGGGCGGCATCCCGATCTTGTTTCCGATTTGCGGCAATCTGCCCAACAATACTTACAACCACAACGGCCAAACCTACACTCTGAAGCAGCATGGCTTTGCCCGTGATTTACCTTGGCAAGTAACGGAACAGGAAACGCAAGATTTAGCCAGCCTGACTTTGGCGTTAGAGAGCAATGAGCAAACCTTGGCGGTGTATCCCTTCCAGTTTCGAGTCGCCTTCACCTACAAATTGCAAGGGCATACCTTAGAGATTCATCAGCGGTTTGAGAATCGCTCTAATGAGCCAATGCCTTTCTCGGTGGGGCTACATCCCTACTTTGTAACCTCAGATAAAACTCAGCTCCAGTTCGATATTCCTGCCACAGACTTACTCGATCAGCGATCGCAAGCCGTCGAATCTTTCAGTAACCAATTCGATTTTGAGCGCGATGAAATTGATGTGGCGTTCCGGGAGCTCTCGCGTCGCTCAGCCACCGTCAGCGATCGCAGCCAGGGGGTGCATTTGACGCTCAGCTATGAGTTACCCTACTCCACCGTGGTCTTTTGGACGGTGAAAGGTAAAGAGTTTTATTGCCTAGAACCTTGGACTGCGGGACGCAATGCCCTGAATACGGGCGATCGGCTGACCCACTTGGCCCCCGGCGCGAGTTTAGATACAGCGGTTCAACTCACGGCCAAATTTCTGTAG
- the fba gene encoding class II fructose-bisphosphate aldolase (catalyzes the reversible aldol condensation of dihydroxyacetonephosphate and glyceraldehyde 3-phosphate in the Calvin cycle, glycolysis, and/or gluconeogenesis), with protein MALVPMRLLLDHAAENGYGIPAYNVNNMEQIQAIMQAAHETDSPVILQASRGARKYAGEAFLRHLILAAVETYPDIPIAMHQDHGNSPATCYSAMSHGFTSVMMDGSLEADAKTPSSYEYNVEVTRRVVEVAHAIGVSVEGELGCLGSLETGQGDKEDGHGFEGTLSHDQLLTDPDEAVDFVEQTGVDALAVAIGTSHGAYKFTRKPTGEILAISRIEEIHRRLPNTHLVMHGSSSVPEDLIALINQYGGKIPETYGVPLEEIQKGIKSGVRKVNIDTDNRLAITAAVREALASKPEEFDPRHFLKPSIKYMQNVCAERYQAFSAAGQASKIKPVSLDDFAAKYAKGELGGATKKAVTV; from the coding sequence ATGGCGCTCGTACCCATGCGGCTGTTGTTGGATCATGCGGCTGAAAACGGTTACGGCATTCCCGCCTACAACGTTAACAACATGGAGCAGATTCAAGCCATCATGCAGGCTGCCCATGAAACCGATAGCCCTGTGATTTTGCAAGCCTCTCGTGGCGCTCGTAAATATGCTGGAGAAGCTTTCCTACGCCACCTGATTTTGGCTGCGGTAGAGACCTATCCTGATATTCCTATCGCAATGCACCAGGATCATGGCAATAGCCCTGCGACTTGCTACTCAGCCATGAGTCATGGTTTTACCAGCGTCATGATGGACGGCTCTCTGGAAGCGGATGCTAAAACCCCTTCCAGCTATGAGTACAACGTTGAAGTAACTCGCCGAGTGGTAGAAGTTGCTCACGCAATCGGCGTCAGCGTTGAAGGTGAATTGGGTTGCCTCGGCTCTCTGGAAACGGGCCAAGGTGACAAAGAGGATGGACACGGTTTTGAGGGCACCCTCTCCCATGACCAACTCTTGACCGACCCCGATGAAGCAGTAGACTTCGTGGAGCAAACTGGCGTTGATGCCCTCGCAGTTGCGATCGGGACCAGCCACGGTGCTTACAAATTCACCCGCAAGCCTACTGGTGAAATCCTCGCCATCAGCCGCATCGAAGAAATCCACCGTCGCTTGCCCAACACCCACTTGGTAATGCACGGTTCCTCCTCCGTACCTGAAGATCTGATTGCGCTAATCAACCAGTACGGCGGTAAAATTCCTGAAACTTACGGTGTACCCCTTGAAGAAATTCAAAAGGGTATCAAGAGCGGTGTGCGTAAAGTCAACATCGACACCGACAACCGTTTGGCGATCACTGCTGCGGTCCGTGAAGCACTAGCTTCTAAGCCTGAGGAATTCGATCCTCGCCACTTCCTCAAGCCTTCTATCAAGTACATGCAAAACGTTTGTGCTGAGCGCTATCAAGCCTTTAGTGCTGCGGGTCAAGCTAGCAAGATCAAGCCTGTTTCTCTGGATGATTTTGCGGCTAAGTATGCCAAAGGCGAACTGGGTGGCGCTACCAAGAAAGCTGTCACTGTTTAA